A part of Cannabis sativa cultivar Pink pepper isolate KNU-18-1 chromosome 6, ASM2916894v1, whole genome shotgun sequence genomic DNA contains:
- the LOC115725589 gene encoding probable E3 ubiquitin-protein ligase XBOS32 produces MKFLSIVGNSFGCSASGERLVSAARDGDLQEAKALLECNPRLVRYSTFGVRNSPLHYSAAQGHHEVVSLLIESGVDINLRNYRGQTALMQACQHGHWEVVLILILFKANIHRADYLNGGTALHLASLNGHTRCIRLLLADYIPSSPVFGKTLRKAVDKEESNPDYYKNALSQIINSPADGGVTALHMAALNGHIESVQLLLDLGGSVSVVTVEDGTTIDLIGAGSTALHYAACGGSAQCCQILIARGASLIAENANGWTPLMVARSWHRNSLEEILSTQPPIQSQISLSPFLSLPLMSIVKIARESGWRNGDTLTCQDPCVVCLERQCTVAAEGCDHEFCTRCALYLCSTNCVTTVSNGPPGSIACPLCRNGIVSFAMLPGTKPTRVREIARTSLSLTFCTCTSEAALAAADSSSSLTTPFCKPEFRCARISPLGSSFRSLSCQRFPSMKLNSSFCMGAPDVSPSLIPGDLDRNLQSQLATRCSRSSFRRSSSHSEGRRSWFSALNQYVTTSSGC; encoded by the exons ATGAAATTTCTAAGCATTGTGGGGAATTCCTTTGGATGTTCAGCATCTGGGGAACGTTTAGTTTCAGCTGCTAGAGATGGTGATCTCCAAGAAGCCAAGGCTTTGTTGGAATGTAATCCAAGGTTGGTTAGGTACTCCACTTTTGGTGTTCGAAATTCTCCTCTTCATTACTCTGCAGCTCAGGGTCACCATGAG GTAGTTTCTCTGTTGATTGAGTCTGGAGTAGATATTAATCTGAGAAATTATCGTGGGCAG ACTGCTTTGATGCAAGCTTGTCAACATGGTCATTGGGAAGTTGTTCTGATTCTCATTCTTTTCAAAGCTAAT ATTCACAGAGCTGATTATCTGAATGGGGGTACTGCTCTTCACTTAGCCTCTTTGAATGGTCATACTCGGTGTATTCGCCTTCTCCTGGCTGATTATATTCCTAGCTCCCCAGTTTTCGGTAAAACGTTGAGGAAAGCTGTAGACAAGGAAGAATCTAATCCAGATTATTATAAGAA TGCTTTGTCTCAGATTATTAATAGCCCTGCTGATGGAGGGGTAACTGCTCTACATATGGCTGCATTGAATGGCCACATTGAAAGTGTACAATTGCTTCTAGATCTAGGTGGTTCGGTTTCTGTAGTAACTGTGGAAGACGGAACTACAATCGACCTAATCG GTGCCGGAAGCACAGCTCTACATTATGCTGCATGTGGTGGAAGTGCACAATGTTGTCAA ATTTTGATAGCCAGGGGTGCCAGTTTGATTGCTGAAAATGCAAATGG GTGGACACCGTTGATGGTTGCACGTTCGTGGCATAGAAATTCGCTTGAAGAAATCCTAAGCACGCAGCCACCAATTCAGTCTCAAATTTCTCTATCGCCTTTCCTGTCTCTACCCCTTATGAGCATTGTCAAAATAGCTAG AGAAAGTGGATGGAGGAATGGTGATACATTGACATGCCAGGATCCATGTGTTGTTTGCCTAGAAAGACAGTGCACTGTTGCTGCAGAAG GCTGCGATCACGAGTTCTGCACTCGGTGTGCCTTGTACCTTTGCTCCACAAATTGCGTGACAACAGTGTCTAATGGACCACCGGGCTCAATCGCATGTCCTCTATGTCGTAATGGCATAGTCTCATTTGCTATGCTACCAGGCACAAAACCAACAAGAGTAAGGGAAATCGCGAGAACAAGTTTGTCCCTAACATTTTGCACATGCACAAGTGAGGCAGCACTAGCAGCTGCTGACTCCTCCTCATCCCTAACAACACCATTTTGCAAACCCGAGTTTCGTTGTGCACGAATCTCCCCTCTCGGATCCTCTTTCAGATCCTTGAGTTGTCAAAGGTTCCCATCAATGAAACTCAATTCGAGCTTTTGTATGGGCGCCCCTGATGTCAGTCCTTCGCTTATTCCTGGCGATTTAGATAGGAATTTGCAAAGCCAGTTGGCAACTCGGTGTTCAAGATCGAGCTTTAGGCGATCGAGTTCTCATTCGGAAGGCAGAAGATCATGGTTTTCTGCACTCAATCAGTATGTAACAACCAGTAGTGGCTGCTGA